The following are from one region of the Dermacentor albipictus isolate Rhodes 1998 colony chromosome 5, USDA_Dalb.pri_finalv2, whole genome shotgun sequence genome:
- the LOC139059887 gene encoding tigger transposable element-derived protein 6-like yields MADSPAFTSTVKRKALNLATKLLILKDLSQGAKNHELVKKYSLSKSTISTILKEKDKIYKSAATDSATRKRLRKATYADVEDALLKWFLDTRARNVPISGPLMLSKAKDLAFLLDFPDFSPGNGWLHRFKLRHGIIFKTINGESASVSDEDINMWMSKNLARVSSYAERDVYNADETALFYQMLPGKTHAMKGDKCAGGKHSKVRITVLLCTNMDGSDRCLPFVIGKSKRPRCFRTYVPVRYRHNSKSWMTCELFAEWLIDFDSSMAKKGCKVLLILDNCTAHHVQAVLSAVELLFLPPNVTSKAQPLDMGVIRSFKAAYRRRVVLRMLIAVDRPAANVPLQVSLYSAIEMIKAAWIEVTPECIRNCFRKAGFADAPEAGIEDTEQSQPDDDLWRRVVDANLAGCDLDWQDFVDVDDAAEVAESFCDETAVREVRASSDAEASDDDSNPSETAPVSATTAVSHIEALRNLVYFKALGDEHIAALNKLETAVIGCALTKQTTITDFLSQ; encoded by the coding sequence ATGGCCGATTCGCCGGCGTTTACTTCGACAGTGAAGCGAAAAGCTTTAAACTTGGCCACGAAACTGTTGATCTTGAAAGACCTTTCCCAAGGCGCGAAAAACCACGAACTGGTGAAAAAGTATAGTTTGTCGAAATCGACAATATCCACGATACTAAAAGAGAAGGACAAAATCTACAAGAGTGCCGCCACGGACTCTGCGACGAGGAAGCGCCTACGGAAAGCCACATATGCAGACGTTGAAGACGCGCTTCTAAAGTGGTTCCTTGATACTCGAGCACGCAATGTTCCCATCAGCGGGCCGCTGATGTTGTCCAAAGCAAAGGACTTAGCGTTCCTCCTGGACTTCCCAGATTTTTCTCCTGGCAATGGCTGGCTCCATCGCTTCAAGCTCCGCCACGGAATTATTTTCAAGACCATCAACGGCGAATCGGCATCGGTAAGCGACGAAGACATCAACATGTGGATGTCTAAAAACTTGGCCCGTGTATCAAGTTATGCTGAAAGGGATGTGTATAACGCGGATGAAACGGCGCTGTTCTATCAAATGCTGCCTGGCAAAACGCACGCTATGAAGGGTGACAAATGTGCTGGCGGCAAGCACAGCAAAGTTCGCataactgtgcttttgtgcacCAACATGGATGGAAGCGATCGATGCTTGCCATTTGTCATCGGTAAATCAAAGAGGCCACGTTGCTTCCGCACATATGTACCAGTGCGTTACAGGCATAACTCGAAGTCGTGGATGACATGCGAGTTGTTCGCGGAATGGCTTATCGACTTTGACAGCAGCATGGCGAAGAAAGGGTGCAAAGTTCTTCTGATTCTCGACAACTGTACCGCCCACCATGTCCAAGCTGTCTTATCGGCAGTTGAGTTGCTTTTTCTGCCACCAAATGTCACTTCAAAAGCGCAACCGCTGGACATGGGTGTAATACGGTCGTTTAAAGCGGCCTACAGGCGCCGTGTTGTGCTGCGGATGCTGATTGCAGTTGATCGCCCCGCTGCCAATGTGCCTCTGCAGGTCTCACTGTACTCGGCAATAGAAATGATTAAAGCGGCGTGGATCGAAGTGACACCCGAATGCATCCGGAATTGTTTTCGCAAGGCCGGCTTCGCTGACGCACCTGAAGCAGGCATTGAAGACACTGAACAAAGCCAGCCTGACGACGACTTGTGGCGACGCGTTGTTGACGCTAACCTGGCAGGCTGCGATCTTGATTGGCAAGATTTTGTTGATGTGGACGACGCTGCTGAAGTTGCGGAGTCGTTCTGCGACGAGACCGCCGTCCGGGAAGTGCGGGCATCAAGCGACGCCGAAGCATCGGACGACGACAGCAATCCGTCGGAGACAGCACCCGTAAGCGCGACCACAGCAGTGAGCCATATTGAGGCACTTAGAAATCTTGTGTATTTTAAGGCCTTGGGTGACGAACACATCGCAGCTTTGAACAAGCTTGAAACTGCCGTCATTGGGTGTGCTCTGACGAAGCAGACAACGATCACCGATTTTCTTTCtcaataa